The sequence gaagtattgaataaaaaaaataaagtaaaagtatgtggaattctcttttaaaaagtaaaagaaagtagaaaattaaaaaaaataaaagtaaagttttgtggaaattttaaaaaaataaaaagtaaaagaaagttgaaattaaaaaacaaatataaaggtatctgaaaattaaaaaaatttaaagtaaaagaaagtagcatttttaaaagaaaagcaaaagaaagtggattatttttttaagaaaagttaaataagtggaattctcttttaaaaagtaaaaaaagtgggattttaaataagataaaagtaattaaagttgaaatttaaaaaataaaagtaaataaaggtgggatttctttttataaaaaaataaaagcaatttttaagtgggatttattttaattaaaaaataataaaatattttttaaaaaaaaaatctgaaaaatctcgaaaattttgctataaatagaagagaaaatttgagaagagagaagaaaaaaaaaagatggggaggagagaaatttaggttgaaaagtttcattaaatttttttttcaacatttcgggtcttgaatcttgggtttgaagaagagttgatagagattttgttgttgttgctgtattgACTCTACAACTTTCAGATTTTGTTCATTTTAATTCACTCTCTTGTAGGTATGTTTCaagctcttgagttaaaaaatgtcggagcatctttattgaagcagaagcaaattgatttggttcttttgataaagtttctttcgtattggatctgttcgcatgaatgatgtttctttgattgagtgaattgagatttgcaaatgttaacgttattttagtatgttcatgactctgtctcgttttttttctttattttttttactttttttatttttcttggctcatgacttgtaaccaacaggtattgttttgtttacatttagatttcaagcccatgtagcaccatgttcatattttgaaatttaaagaagtatgtgaagttgaacaatttgtcaacattaagatgtaaaaaaaaagagtgcgttagtggaaggatcttatcttcagtttatattattggctgcatattttcttaaattaaccatgtgaagattcaacttcctctgcttcaaaatggtactgtagaagttatagtggtgatactacaactttctctttagcatagtgttaaataaattaattactttaagtgttctttgttataatcaagtttaaaatgcatttttgtatgtccatgtttgttttttttccttctggttcatccgaatagttctcggcatggtttttattttttgtgctcatatggtcatttaagattcattattttgttataaaattttgttagtttctttctagaatttgaaaacgaaagtcggtcttttgaagatgatatggagatgaacccaaagctggcacctgtcttttgttattttcacataaatgtcAACTCCACCTTTCTAAATTGTAGTATGTTATAACAAAAGGCTCCAGTGATATACATGTAGttaacccatttctttaggccttttgtacttatcaatttataccactccatccacaataaaacctcaaaactcatggccctcatttaattaattttaaatctttagaattcgaggcatgccatttagcgaattttctatggccctcgcaaagttgaaaaatgcgCAGTTGatttaggcgcgtaatttgaaattaccttcctaaactcgggtgtgcatttcatgcgacacaaatccaaatcccaacaacgttaaataaaatgtgtcgtggaccgtatttatgtgacgtggttcaagacatattttaaatgacaatgcaatcttcctaaaaatgaataagagcggttaataagttaaaattgaaccataggctaaaacatgtattaaaatcagataataggccaattataacagttgagcgaccgtgctagaaccacggaatccggaaatgcctaacaccttctcccgggttaacataattccttacccggatttttgtgttcgcggactgtaaaacagagtcaatcttttcctcgattcgggatttgaaccggtgacttgggacaccataaattatcccaagtggcgacactgaatttttaataataaataaatctcgtttcgattgtcactttaagttgaaaaaaactcccttataccctttccggggtgtaggaaaaaaggaggtgtgacaatcatcATCCACATATTCCTAGAATGCccaaatattttgaatatatgcAGATCACTAGATATTAACATTCAAAACATCAATACAAGTAATCATTGGCTTCTTAATCTAATGAAATTAAATACCAAATCACAAAATCGTACAAGTGAATGGACTGACCTAATGCCTTTTCTCTCATGGGGCATTTGGATTACCAGAAATAAAAACAACTACAATAACACCAATTTTCCTCCACTTTTAAATACTACGATGAACCAAGCTCTGGAATACCACTACCTAAACTTCAAAGGTGCACCCCTTCAGAACAAAATGACAATCAATATAACCTGGCATGCACCCCAAAAATATTGGTTCAAACTAAACACAGGCGGAGCATTCAATAACAGTGAAAAATTATCAGGTTTAGGAGGTGTCTTCAGGGATCACTTGGGCATTTAGATCATGGGTTTCCAAAAATGTAATACTGCTACTTCTCCGTTACAAACTGAATTGCAGGCAATATACGAAGGCCTAAAAATTGCCACAAAATTCAAATTGTTACCCCTCGAACTGGAAACAGACTCAACAGAGGCCCTCAATGCAATACGTCATGATCATATGGTTTTTTCTAACACTGTTCATGCATGCAGATTATTAATGCACCAACAGAAGGACCTCCTACTGCGACATAACTTTCGTGAAGGCAACCAAGTGGCGCATCTACTAGCTAAAGACGCCACCAAGAAGCAATATAAGCAGCTTACTTCAGAATATCCCAAGCTCCATGCAAGTCCACCTCCTTTTGGTGATGCAAGAAATGTATATGAATCATAATGGAGTCTAGTATTTTAAAAAAACATTAGTAACTACGGCTTGTAATATGCTTAGATCTTTAGAGAACCAAAATATCGCTTGTGACAATTCACCAATGCATGGAAAATTTTCAACTACTTGTAACAAGCAGAACTACTTCTAGTTATTATATATAATATCCcgttattataaaaaaaaaaaaaaaaaaaccttctcTTCTTATTCAGTTTAAGTTTTGTTGTTTAACTTTTTCAACGTTCTAttttttctctcattcttcatTAAGAAATTTTTTTACAAGGTGAAGCCAAAATGTcttcttattattttataacattaGTGTCTATATCCGTTTGTGTATACCTCAACTAATTCCTCCTATCAGGACAATCCAAATAACTTGTCCACAAAAACTTGTTTGATATCCGTATTGAGAACCGACTAAATTTGGATTTACGTTGGAAAGTCCCACATCGGGGGTAAAGCGCTCCCTAACAAAGGTGACTTCATACCCAAGGCTCAAGCCCGAAACCTCTGTTTAAGGATAAAGGAATACTTACCACTCCATCAAAACCCTTATTGGTGACTCAAACTCTGCAACATTAATTAGCTTCCATTGGTTAAATTATTTCACTTGATATAGTTAGTATTACAGATTTAATTACATTACCCATGCTTAATTACAGAAATAGTTATTTTGAGCTACTGAGCAAACCATTCTTCTAGTTAAAAGAATTTATTTAATGTAAAATACATTTATTGAGTTATATAATCAGACAGGATTTTTTCCCAAAGTGTTTAACTGGCAAGAGAATTATGATGTCAATAAGGTGTGTATAACTGTATACCATAATTTCTATAATTAGAGTGAGTTTGCTTTCTTGCCCTTTGAAAGGCTACACTTTACCCCCTCAAAACTAATTTTTCAAGTGTTTCATCCTCACAGACATAAGTCaatagaaaaatgaaagattcaCAACTAGGTCCATCTTAAAAAGAACAACAATAAGAATGCATTATAATTTACAAGTAATTACGTGTTCAGGCATACACTAATTTTCATCCATTATAAAGTTTATGCAATAGCACAGTTCTCTGATAATTTTGTGTAGTGGTGAAGCCTCCATAAGTTAAGTTTTTGTGCAGTTATAATTCTGCACATTGATATTGACAATGGAGCCTCTGATGAGGATGAGGAATAAATCAGGGGAAAATTTATTTTCCTAGGGAAACAGCCAAAGCATACCCATCTAACCCCCAACAAAAAGAACCCCATTTTCTcccacaaataaataaataacaaagaaacgagagagagagagagagagagaaggaatATAGCGCAGGAATGTATACATATTTACAAGTAATGTACAATTTATATTAGCATAGTCAGTGAGAATCCGTATAGCCGTGCTCAACTTGTTTGGGGCTAAGGTGTAATTGTTATTGTAATGTACAGTTCACATTGGGAGACTTGATGAGGTCACATCAAATCCCTAACCTCTTTGTACCACATTCTGAGCAGAACTTAGAGGTTTCTCTCAAGTAGGGAGTACCACATTCATCGCAAAACTTCGCAGGACTTGTAGGCTGCATTATCAATATGGTTGAATAGGTTATTAAGTCGGTGTTAATGATATAAGAATAGAGCAAATAAAGGATTGAAAGAAACCACTTCTCCTCCTGATGATAAACTAGATCTTTAGAGATAACAAATCGCAGTAACAGTCCGAAAAAATTGAATGTATGGTGCTTTTCCTCAAGCcaacaacaaaatatttttgtgtAGTCAATTAGATAAAGATTTCAAAACAAGATCAACCAATACTTTGCATGATTAGTAGAGGCATGAAGCTAaagttttttatatttataagtaGGCATGAAGCTAATGTTCTTTTTATAAGTAGGCATGAAACTAAAGTATATGACGCAGTGGTGCTTTGACCTTGAATctaggaaaatcaaaataaagagATCTCTCACCATTATATGCATGCGCCCTCCTACATTGCCAAATTGTTGTAAACAAGCCATGTGTGGAGAAATGGTAGGGGACTGCTGAGGCTGAGCAATTTCAGGCAAGTGTGACTGAGGGCCACATTGCTGATTGTGAGAGAAGTGGGCTATATGTTGGCTTTGGTTGATGTGGTGCTGGTGGTGGCTCTGCTGAAGAGGATGAAATTGAGCCTGATGGGACAGAGGTTGCATATGCTGCTTCGGGGTAGTCTGCTGACTCTCCTGCGGCAGAAAAGTAGTTGAACAAAACGAGTATGAATCAACAAACATAGATATATAAACATCTGCATTGTTTTAAAGGTAAACTAAAGCACTGAAGAAGCATCTCATGCAGCATTGGGCAACACGGGCAACAAAAGCACAGTATAGTAGGCACTGATATCTGTTTAGGTCCTATCAAGTAACTCATACTGCAAAATGAATCCCAATGAGCAAAGTTTGTTGCCTATTTATCCACTGGAGCTGAACTTGTGGAGTCTCTAAAAAATCAGTTCCCAACAAATATTGGCTTCACCATTGAATCTAGTCCATTTGGACCTAGCGGGACAAGCATGGTAGTTCTTCAACCTGTTAGGTCTGTAATGCTAGACAAAGTTTCAGCCTAGGCCCTAGGAACTGCTAATGTTAATTTCCGTGCAGTTTTTAGTAGAAGGATATAAAGCTATCCAGGTTTAGGAGACGAACAGTACTAAGTTCCCTGACAACCTATATATTTGTTTAATCAGCAGTTTGCTGAGCGATTTAGAGCACAAAAGAAGCAAAGAAGAACAAAAAGTGGTTCTTTGTGCTAATTAATAATGATGTGAGAGTAATTTATAGTTTCTTGTAGGATTTTTTGGGGTTCTACAGGTATTCCTGAAATTAAGAAACATAAATAAAGCTTAAAACttatccaaaaattccaaaaagacaAGAATTAGaatgaaatttgaaggaaaacAAAACATCTGAGGTAGCAAAGTGGACCTTGCGGAAAAACAGCAACCAGAAATTTGAAAGCCATCTAAGAAGCATTCATTGTGTCTGTGCATTCCATTAATACTTTTGGCAATTCATGAATCAACTCATCCAATCAGTTTTGGACTTGGAGATTTACTTAGATATTCTTAGTGAGCTTTTCTGTTCAGAGAAACTGATGCGTCAAAGCAAGTCCATATATGTCTTGGGTGTGCTTCTGGCTGCTCTTTAATTCACTCAACCATGACACAAGGGCACAATAAAGTAAAACACTTGCTATCATTTCTTCCGTCTTGAAGCTCTAGTTTATAGAAGAGGGGCCATCCTATTAATTGTAAGAAATAGAAATGTATATGCCGATAAGCATATAAACAGAGACATACAAGTCCTAATAGCATAACCCGAAGCTAAAAAGAGAGGTTCAATCAAAACCAGCACACTGCTAAAAGAGGTAAGCAGAAGTGAGAACCAAAAGGCAGTAATACACCTAACAGAAGGAGTTTCAAATGTGTACTTAATTGTTAACATTGGCGCTTCAGTAGCAAATACTCCTATTAAATAAAATTACAAGCAACCTGTATGCAACTAGAGAAGAAAATCTGTTTCTTCTTAACTATTCTCCAATATATAGCATAGATGTGTTACGCGTGTTCTAATTACCAGACGAACAATGTTCAAATCAATTAACACAGTGGATAAGAGAAAAAGCTTACTTCACTAACGGAGCGGTAACTTTGACCGGCAGATAATGAAGAATCATTGTCTGTGCTGGTGAATGCCTGATATACATGAGCAGAAAAACTTTCTATCAATTTTCGGAACTGCAATAATAGGAAAAAGGATACGTATGATAAATACAGGATCATCAAAACTTACTGACAAACCagtgatgttggaaattgggtttgaCGCACGTCTATACTTGTGTCTTGGAGCATAGAATTTATAGTCTCGGGGGGATATTGCAACTTCATTTCGGCCCGTCATTCTTTTGAACCTAAACGAATAGGAACATGGATCAATTTGAAATTCTGATATTTTATGAACTAAAACATGGACTTCCACCATCATACTTCGTTTTATGAGAATCAATGATTCatttaaagaaaatgaacaatACACCATAGTAGGACAAGATGTCCCTAACTGACAAAAAGTACATAAAAATGATTAACGTCTAGATTTTCTATCTTATTCCCGTATTGTCTTTGAGGTCCACTTACATAATCATTGCAGTAAGAGAACGGTAACAAAGTCAACTGCAGTTAGCTAAATTTGAAACAAACTGCTAGATTTGAAACAAACATCACATGGGGAAAAGCTACTTAAAGCTAATTGGACCATTGAAGGAAAAAGTTGATAAAATGCCAAATAGTGCATGCTTTTACAATCCTGAGAGTGTCTTAActgaagaaaacaagaaaggaCATCAAATCATGCAATCCAAAAAGATCAAATATTTAATAATCTTTTGTCCCTTGTTAAGATTATAAAAGGATATTCatttcaaaaaaattataataGGATAATACTGTCGTAAGAGCAGCACTTGGTGTTACAACCAATAAAATACCTTAACCCTTAAAAAAATGACATATGTCTAAAAGGAGCAAAAATGTTATAGTTAGAAAATGGAGAAAGAAAATATTAAGGCACTATCTATTCATGGTGGAATAAAGAATTCTATAAACGAGGCTAAATAGGACGCACCACAAGGAAATACAAGGAGAACAATGCGGAGCGAGTTAGAATGATGCCTCCAGAACACTGGACTTCATGTGCAATCTAAACTGGATCAGGTGTTATAAGCCTACCAAACCAACACTTTTTGACTAATCATGGGAAATTTCGTCAAATATCGGTTTGCAAGACAATCACATTCAACCATAGTCCTCTAGTAAAGTTTCATAATCGCAGAAACTGAAGAAAATTGCACAAAATGAACTTCTAAATCTGCATAATTCCCAGGATTTGAATAAATTTGAGATATTGGACTTCAAATATGACAATCTAGAGAAGTGCAAATTGCACCAAAGAAGAGATCGTCGTCTGAGTTAGTCAAAATTAACTTTGCACAAGCAGCATTTCTTCTGCTACTTTCCAGAGCAAAATTTCCATATCATCTAGTACACCCAGAAATCTTCTCTAGAAAATTATAAGACAAATTTCTTTCACTTGGATTTGGCACACGGCATATTTACTAACTCAGAATATAAGTCACTGTGGAATGTATATTGTCTAGAACAGATGGCAGTACTGCCAAGATAAAGAGAAGAGGACACAGACATACAGTATAGCAAGATGGATCTATTATCTCATGCCAACAGAGCTAATAACAGAAAACCAGAATTCTAGGTAACAATGACAGATTCAAGATTCATGCAACTTCCATATTTAAGATGGAGAGTTTGACATACCATTCTGCATCATCAATATGTAAACTTGTTGGTTTCTCCACAATGGCTAAACCATTAACCACAACAAAACGAACACGCTTCTCCTCCTGTATCACTAATTCAGGAAACCTTGCCCTTGTTTCAAAAGATGTAGCCAGCTCCCGTCTTTTAAATACACAAGGTCCTATATGTTAATAACAGCAAAGTAAGAAAATGAAATGACGATAACAGGAATCAGTATCTTTTGCAGTTCAATCTTTATCAGGAAACAACATTTTCATTATCTCATATTTCTCCGGAAATAATGATAGATGTAACCACAAAAAGGGAAACACAATGAGTAGATACAAAAACTAGAAGTTGAAGTGCTAAACTAGATGCTTCTGGTGATCCAAGATTCCTCATAGCTTCATGTTTCTACATAGAAAAAGAATCTATTTTCTGATTATTTTCTTCCCATTCATCTTTTTGCCCTCTCTATCCTCTCATATGCTCACATGGATGAAGGGGCAGCAACATGTAGAAAAGCAACAATGGAAGCAtagactagccaaatatggaagCTGTCACGCCCAACAGTAAAATTAGCCTTCTGCAATTCCAATGAGAAATCAGATATACCACAGCAAAATGGCTCAAATGGGAGGAAAAATGTCATATAATGGGAAAGGCTAAGATCAACTTTAAGCGTCTACATGCAATTTTGGAACCTTGGATATCATACCTTTCCTAGGAAATTTTTTTGCAAGCTTTCTGTATAAACCACCAGCTGCTTCAAGGGCCACTCCTATGGTTTTTTCACGAATGCCATTTAAAGAAGAGAGCCTTACATTCACTTCATTAACCAATGTCTCATACATGTTAGCCACATACATCAAGGGCAAAACATATGCAGCATCACCTTCATAACAGATTTCTCTGGACTTCCTCTTGCTCATTTTATCTTGCGAAGATTGAGCTGCAAAGTCGGCCTCTGAATCGACAACTTCAACTACATGCGGCCTTATGAAATGATCTACGATAATGTCCAAAAATCTTGTCCTTGCTGTTTCAATTGGTGAAATATCTGGTCCATGAAAACTGGAATTAGCAAATATAAAAATAACGGCCATCTAGTTTCTTTCATCCATTTAGCTATCAACTATAACATAAAATCCCCAATTACCATCAACAGTAACGATATTGTAGGACCCTGAAGATCCACTATTCTCAATGCTAGTGCGATCTTCCTCCACCACTATACTGTGAAGTGGTAATGAGTTTCTGAAGGATTCATGGAGACACTCCTGAAAAAGCATTAGAGTTCATGAATAATATGAGAATATGTACACTTGGGCCTCAAGGCACTGGTATAGGCTTCCGAAGTGAAAAAGTCAGTTATTACCATCAAAAAACAATGTTTAGTCTGACCAATACAGAAGCTTGCTGCTAAAATGCAAAGAATAACCAAGGGCTTCAATGGAGGAATGTTCTAGAAGAATTCTGAAGAGAGTCGGTAAGTTGAGAGGAATGAACAAGCCACTGTTCTATTGCCTTTTTTCTTCGTTATATACAAGAACAAAGAAGAGGATGACTAATGAATATAAAATGACTAATCCACCCTTAACTTACATTAACAACTTTAACTAATCCTAACAACCTAACTGACTCTATCACACGCATGGCACATGCCATATTACAATATgccccctcaagctggagggtgCAAGACGTTGAACACTCCAAGCTTGCCAAGTAAGTGAACATGCTGAGCAATCCCTAATGCCTTACTCAGTATATCTGCTTACTGCTCCTTAGTGTTGACATGCACTGCTTTAACCGTTCCTTCCTTGATTTTGTCTCGAATGAAACGGCAATCGATCTCTATATGCTTAGTTCTTTCGTGAAGCACAGGATTTGCTGCAAGTTAAATAGCTGATTTGCTATCACTGAAGACTGTAACTAGTTGGGCTATACTCACACCCAACTCCTTGAATAAACCAAGTAACCAGGATACTTCAGCAATGCTGGCTGCCATGCTTCTGTACTCTGCCTTTGCTGAACTCCTTGAAACAGACTGTTGTTTCTTCGACTTCCAAGAGATCATTGAACCTCCAAACTTTATAACATAGTCAGTGACTGATCTCCTAGTGTTTAGACATCTCTTAGTGTTTAGACATCTCTTAGTGTTTAGACATTGTAGCCCATTCAGAGTCACACCAACAAGTGAGTGTTTCTGCATAATCAGACCTCATCAAAATTCCTTGTCCTGGAGCATTTTTCAAGTATCTTACAACCCTTAAAGCAGCATCCCAGTGGAACCTCTTTGGTGTTTGCATAAACTGACTTAATTCCTGCACTGCATAATTGATGTATGGCCTAGTGATGGTGACATACAGAAGCCTCCCCACCAGTCTTTGATAGGCACTAATATGCTGCAGAGGTGGATCTCCTGTAACTCCATTTGCCTGATCATACTCCATTGAGGTCAACTTTGAATTCACTTCCAATGGTGTACTTGCAGGTTTAGCTCCACTTAACCCCATTTCTGAGATTAATTCCAGAATATACTTACTTTGATTCAGTAACACTCCATTCCTTGATCTCAAAATTTCAATTCCTTGGAAGTATTTGAGCTCTCTTAGATCCTTCACCTTGAAACTTTGATGCAGTATAACTTTAGCTTTTTTGATTAAGACTGAATCTCCAGTGATGAGGAGATCATCTACATATACCAAAATGATCACTATTC is a genomic window of Nicotiana tabacum cultivar K326 chromosome 16, ASM71507v2, whole genome shotgun sequence containing:
- the LOC107792102 gene encoding uncharacterized protein At2g02148-like, coding for MGARVPLQHYDMRSAADSYIETSLHDLNTEGIGGGGGAGGEDVDRGGGDVTEDSMDNGEDSTAVECLHESFRNSLPLHSIVVEEDRTSIENSGSSGSYNIVTVDDISPIETARTRFLDIIVDHFIRPHVVEVVDSEADFAAQSSQDKMSKRKSREICYEGDAAYVLPLMYVANMYETLVNEVNVRLSSLNGIREKTIGVALEAAGGLYRKLAKKFPRKGPCVFKRRELATSFETRARFPELVIQEEKRVRFVVVNGLAIVEKPTSLHIDDAEWFKRMTGRNEVAISPRDYKFYAPRHKYRRASNPISNITGLSAFTSTDNDSSLSAGQSYRSVSEESQQTTPKQHMQPLSHQAQFHPLQQSHHQHHINQSQHIAHFSHNQQCGPQSHLPEIAQPQQSPTISPHMACLQQFGNVGGRMHIMPTSPAKFCDECGTPYLRETSKFCSECGTKRLGI